From Lysinibacillus sp. SGAir0095, the proteins below share one genomic window:
- a CDS encoding small acid-soluble spore protein Tlp yields MPKQPKPDNRQNNVERLHDMIENTESKLKEAEISMEFASPEDRKMLQNKNERRIHSIAAMKEEMQDEMDARKNREI; encoded by the coding sequence ATGCCGAAACAACCAAAACCGGATAATAGACAAAATAATGTGGAACGTTTACATGACATGATTGAAAATACAGAAAGTAAACTAAAAGAAGCTGAGATTAGTATGGAATTTGCAAGCCCGGAAGATCGTAAAATGCTTCAAAATAAGAATGAGCGTCGAATACATTCGATTGCAGCAATGAAAGAAGAAATGCAAGATGAAATGGATGCTCGCAAGAATAGAGAAATTTAA
- a CDS encoding LTA synthase family protein, whose protein sequence is MEGLNTKNNFLNKFFGLYSLAVIMLWLKTYITQVTQFDLGVEGPLQQFLLFINPLGSAMLFLGFAFLFRGRGRYASLAVIYTLMSILLYANAVYYRFFSDFITLPTIFQTQNFGDLGGSVVSLLQPYDLLFFVDVLVLIYLCSTKRIQKDTTRMGYKKGLALIAFIIGFSAVNLELANVDRPQLLTRGFDRSYIVKYLGMYNYTLYDATETVKASSQRVLADNDDMTEVINYAKSNYAEPNQDYFGAAKGKNVIYIHLESFQNFLIDYKLDGEEVTPFINSLTKDSSSLYFDNFFHQTAQGKTSDAEFMLENSIFGLPQGSAFITKGENTYQAAPAILSDNGYTSAVFHGNSGTFWNRNKIYKAFGYEHFFDAKYYDTSAEIDMAEYGLLDKPFFEQSIPLLENLPQPFYTKFITVGHHYPYKINQDLTTIGKADTGDASVDDYFQTARYADEAIEQFFADLKESGLYENSVFVLYGDHYGISENHNKAMSKIMGKEITPYESTNLQRVPLIIHVPGMEGGVNHTFGGQIDLLPTLLHLLGVDTHNYVQFGTDLLSAEHNEVVLFRNGDYVSPTIYSINDKYYDATTGLPLDESQLEMTDEYKKEVDYKLQLSDNVVNGDLLRFYTPADFTKVDPSQYDYNKDLTKPKETMNVTE, encoded by the coding sequence ATGGAAGGTTTAAATACTAAAAATAATTTTTTAAATAAATTCTTTGGTCTATATTCATTAGCTGTCATCATGCTATGGCTTAAAACATATATTACTCAAGTTACGCAGTTTGACTTAGGGGTAGAAGGGCCTCTTCAACAATTCCTTTTATTTATCAATCCATTAGGATCGGCTATGTTATTTCTAGGATTTGCTTTTTTATTTAGAGGAAGAGGACGATATGCATCATTAGCGGTCATTTACACACTTATGTCCATTCTTTTATATGCAAATGCGGTTTATTATCGATTCTTCAGTGACTTTATTACATTACCAACAATTTTCCAAACTCAAAACTTTGGAGATTTAGGCGGCAGTGTAGTTTCATTATTACAACCATACGATCTATTATTCTTTGTGGATGTACTGGTGCTAATCTACTTATGCTCAACTAAAAGAATACAAAAAGACACTACTCGAATGGGTTATAAAAAAGGTCTAGCGTTGATTGCTTTTATAATCGGATTTTCAGCAGTTAACTTAGAACTAGCTAATGTCGATCGCCCACAGTTACTAACACGTGGTTTTGATAGAAGCTATATAGTGAAGTATTTAGGAATGTATAACTATACTCTTTATGATGCGACAGAAACTGTAAAAGCATCTTCGCAAAGGGTTTTAGCTGACAATGACGATATGACAGAAGTTATTAACTATGCAAAATCGAACTATGCAGAACCAAATCAAGATTATTTTGGTGCAGCAAAAGGGAAGAATGTTATCTATATTCATTTAGAATCATTCCAGAACTTTTTAATTGACTATAAGTTGGATGGTGAAGAAGTTACACCATTTATCAATTCATTAACTAAAGATTCAAGTTCACTTTACTTTGATAATTTCTTCCATCAAACAGCTCAGGGTAAAACATCGGATGCGGAATTTATGCTAGAAAACTCTATATTCGGTTTACCACAAGGGTCTGCCTTTATTACAAAAGGCGAAAATACGTACCAAGCAGCACCGGCTATTTTAAGTGATAATGGCTATACATCTGCCGTATTCCATGGTAATAGCGGTACATTCTGGAATCGCAACAAGATTTATAAAGCTTTTGGCTATGAACATTTCTTTGATGCAAAGTATTATGACACGAGCGCGGAAATAGATATGGCTGAATATGGTTTGTTGGACAAGCCATTCTTTGAACAATCTATACCACTATTGGAAAATCTACCACAACCGTTCTATACAAAGTTCATTACGGTGGGGCATCATTATCCTTATAAAATCAATCAAGATTTGACAACGATTGGTAAGGCGGATACAGGGGATGCGAGTGTGGATGATTATTTCCAAACAGCTCGTTATGCTGATGAAGCGATTGAACAGTTCTTTGCTGATTTGAAGGAATCAGGTTTATATGAAAACAGTGTGTTCGTTCTTTATGGAGACCATTATGGTATTTCAGAAAATCATAATAAAGCCATGTCAAAAATTATGGGGAAAGAAATTACACCTTATGAAAGTACTAATTTACAACGTGTACCATTAATCATTCATGTTCCAGGAATGGAAGGTGGAGTTAACCATACTTTCGGTGGGCAAATTGACCTTCTTCCAACGTTATTACATTTACTTGGTGTCGATACTCATAATTATGTTCAATTCGGTACGGATTTATTATCTGCAGAGCATAATGAAGTAGTATTGTTTAGAAACGGTGATTATGTTAGTCCTACTATCTACTCAATCAACGATAAATATTATGATGCGACAACTGGCTTGCCACTTGATGAAAGTCAATTAGAAATGACGGATGAGTACAAGAAAGAAGTGGATTATAAATTACAATTATCCGATAATGTAGTGAACGGAGACTTATTGAGATTCTATACACCAGCAGACTTTACTAAAGTGGATCCGTCTCAATACGATTACAATAAAGATCTGACTAAACCAAAAGAAACAATGAATGTAACCGAATAG
- a CDS encoding 3D domain-containing protein, whose translation MFKKIISIVPVAALLTVGATAQAATITVQKGDTLWDLARANNTSVEAIQTVNHLNTDLIYPGDLLTITQEKQYIVKLGDTLWDIAIDHNVTVSQIKDWNNLQTDLIHPGLNLLIYQGAKAASEGGKSSATNVQDSKESVPEVSVPSTGNTASKEESIHADAQKSNNTQEVETPKVTAPAQSTPQSKEEAVAQSSNKEAAKENAPVAEAPTKSDSTSKEIIVEATAYTASCEGCSGITSTGINLLENPDAKVISVDPTVIPLGSKVYVEGYGEAIAGDTGGGIKGNKIDVFIASKEDAINFGVKQLKVKILD comes from the coding sequence ATGTTCAAAAAAATCATTTCGATAGTACCAGTCGCTGCACTCTTAACAGTAGGTGCTACTGCACAAGCAGCAACCATAACCGTCCAAAAAGGAGATACTCTCTGGGATTTAGCACGTGCAAATAATACATCTGTAGAAGCAATTCAAACAGTGAATCATCTTAACACCGACCTAATCTACCCTGGTGATTTACTAACGATTACTCAGGAGAAACAATATATAGTTAAACTTGGAGATACATTATGGGATATTGCCATAGATCATAATGTAACGGTTTCGCAAATTAAAGATTGGAACAATTTACAGACTGATCTCATTCACCCTGGATTAAATCTACTAATCTATCAAGGTGCAAAAGCAGCATCTGAAGGTGGAAAATCATCTGCTACAAATGTACAAGATTCAAAAGAAAGCGTACCTGAAGTTTCTGTTCCATCAACAGGCAATACAGCATCTAAGGAAGAAAGTATTCATGCTGATGCACAAAAATCAAATAACACACAAGAAGTAGAGACACCTAAAGTAACTGCCCCAGCACAAAGCACTCCTCAATCCAAGGAAGAAGCAGTTGCACAATCATCAAATAAAGAAGCTGCAAAAGAAAACGCACCTGTAGCAGAAGCTCCAACAAAGAGCGATTCAACTTCAAAGGAAATTATAGTTGAAGCTACGGCCTATACTGCTTCATGTGAGGGATGCTCGGGTATTACCTCTACTGGAATCAACCTTTTAGAAAACCCGGATGCCAAGGTCATTTCAGTCGATCCAACCGTTATTCCATTAGGAAGTAAAGTCTATGTAGAAGGCTATGGTGAAGCAATTGCAGGTGACACTGGTGGAGGCATTAAAGGTAATAAAATTGATGTCTTCATCGCTTCAAAAGAGGATGCAATTAATTTTGGGGTAAAACAATTAAAAGTAAAGATACTAGATTAG
- the helD gene encoding RNA polymerase recycling motor HelD: MSLEIQQEQQRVDGVMQTIANQIRELEGETSRRRDELVNIRRHFWDEVKVNTDTFDDYLETIIGLRQEAQNLSVNESTQRHATKRLSTLKRMQEVPYFGRIDLLEEGITTEEQVYIGISSLTDENGDNFLIYDWRAPISSVYYDYQPGAVRYKTPGGIIHGTLEKKLQYIIRNGILQSMFDTSLTIGDEILQQVLGKGSDKHMHNIVATIQQEQNRIIRHDSGRLLIVHGAAGSGKTSAALQRIAYLLYKYRESLKADQIILFSPNSLFNSYVSNVLPELGEENMQQVTFQDYLNHRLAKEYKVETPFEQLEYILTAANSLSYKARVESIKFKASVSFYEIIESYRKSLELTGMLFKDIIFKGKPIVTARKISDRFYNSDSSLHFHNRLEKLKDWLLKQVKEAEKAEWNKPWVQEEIELLSNEEYHKAQVYLAKKRGFKRESIADYEIEPEALAKLIVRRRYKPLRNTIQTLNFIDIKGIYKNLFADPLQIKQFIESNLPEEWDEICQDTLELLDERRLSYEDATPFLLLKELIQGFQTNRSIKHILVDEAQDYSPFQFEFLKRLFPAARVTVLGDFNQAIFAHARQMIDFQTLASIYGEAETEVINMTRSYRSTKPIIEFTRRLVPNGERIIPFERDGEKPVLSQLDNYSELHRCIASKVVELRNQEYKSIAIICKSAEESERAYEGLSDIGNLKLLKSGSFEYEQGVVVIPSYLSKGIEFDAVIIYDASEEVYGDESLRRVFYTTCTRAMHSLNLYSVGKASPFLDKALQEDFIQACRS; this comes from the coding sequence ATGAGTTTAGAAATTCAACAGGAGCAACAACGAGTTGATGGTGTTATGCAAACAATTGCAAATCAAATCCGTGAGTTGGAGGGAGAAACTTCTCGTCGTAGAGATGAATTAGTTAATATTCGGAGACATTTTTGGGATGAAGTTAAGGTGAATACGGATACCTTCGACGATTATCTTGAGACCATCATTGGATTGAGACAAGAGGCACAAAATCTGTCTGTCAATGAAAGTACGCAAAGGCATGCTACTAAGAGGTTATCAACGCTGAAACGCATGCAGGAGGTTCCTTATTTTGGTCGAATTGATCTCTTAGAAGAAGGTATTACAACGGAGGAACAAGTCTATATTGGAATTTCCTCACTTACAGACGAAAATGGCGATAATTTCCTTATATACGACTGGAGAGCGCCGATTTCGAGTGTCTACTATGATTACCAGCCTGGAGCAGTTCGATATAAAACTCCGGGAGGAATCATTCATGGTACTTTGGAGAAAAAATTGCAATATATTATCCGAAATGGAATTCTCCAATCCATGTTTGATACGAGTCTTACCATTGGAGACGAGATATTACAGCAGGTTCTGGGTAAAGGTTCTGACAAACATATGCACAATATTGTAGCTACGATTCAACAAGAGCAAAACCGAATCATTCGTCATGATAGCGGAAGGCTGCTTATTGTTCATGGAGCAGCTGGTAGTGGTAAGACATCGGCTGCACTCCAGAGAATTGCGTATTTGCTGTACAAATATAGAGAAAGCCTAAAAGCAGATCAAATCATTCTATTTTCTCCAAACTCCTTATTTAACAGCTATGTATCGAATGTGCTGCCAGAGCTGGGTGAAGAGAATATGCAACAGGTCACATTTCAGGACTATTTGAATCATCGGCTGGCTAAAGAATATAAAGTTGAAACTCCATTCGAGCAACTCGAATATATTTTAACTGCGGCCAATTCCCTTTCTTACAAAGCTAGGGTAGAGAGTATAAAATTTAAAGCATCTGTCAGTTTTTATGAAATCATCGAATCATATAGGAAATCATTAGAATTAACTGGTATGTTGTTCAAGGATATTATTTTCAAAGGTAAGCCAATTGTAACCGCAAGAAAAATTTCAGATAGGTTTTATAATAGTGATTCTTCTCTACATTTTCATAACAGACTTGAAAAGTTGAAGGATTGGTTACTTAAACAAGTAAAGGAAGCTGAAAAGGCTGAATGGAATAAACCTTGGGTACAGGAAGAGATTGAACTTCTTAGCAATGAAGAATACCATAAGGCGCAAGTCTACTTAGCTAAAAAACGAGGTTTTAAAAGAGAGTCGATTGCTGATTATGAAATTGAGCCGGAAGCACTTGCCAAATTGATTGTTCGTCGTAGATATAAGCCGTTACGAAATACAATTCAGACGCTAAATTTTATAGATATAAAAGGCATTTACAAAAACCTTTTTGCTGATCCACTTCAAATTAAACAGTTTATTGAAAGTAACCTGCCGGAAGAGTGGGATGAGATTTGTCAAGATACATTAGAATTACTGGATGAAAGAAGATTGTCTTATGAAGATGCTACGCCATTTTTACTTTTAAAAGAATTGATTCAAGGATTTCAGACGAACCGTTCTATAAAACATATCCTTGTTGACGAGGCGCAGGATTATTCCCCGTTTCAATTTGAATTTCTAAAACGTCTGTTTCCTGCTGCCAGAGTAACTGTGCTTGGTGATTTTAATCAGGCAATATTCGCCCATGCAAGACAGATGATAGATTTCCAAACACTAGCAAGCATTTATGGAGAGGCTGAAACGGAGGTAATTAACATGACGCGCAGTTACCGATCCACAAAGCCAATCATTGAATTTACCCGTAGACTAGTACCAAACGGCGAAAGGATTATCCCTTTTGAACGCGACGGTGAGAAACCTGTACTGTCACAATTAGATAATTATTCTGAATTGCACCGATGCATTGCATCCAAGGTAGTTGAATTGCGAAATCAAGAATATAAGAGTATCGCTATTATATGTAAATCGGCTGAGGAAAGTGAACGTGCATATGAAGGGTTGTCTGATATTGGTAATTTAAAGCTTTTGAAAAGTGGATCCTTTGAATATGAACAAGGAGTTGTTGTCATTCCCTCGTACCTGTCAAAAGGTATTGAATTCGACGCTGTCATTATCTATGACGCCTCAGAGGAAGTATACGGTGATGAAAGCTTGCGAAGAGTTTTCTATACAACGTGCACTAGAGCTATGCATTCTTTGAATCTATACAGCGTAGGGAAAGCAAGTCCTTTTTTGGATAAGGCTTTACAAGAAGATTTTATCCAAGCATGCCGCAGTTAA
- a CDS encoding LysM peptidoglycan-binding domain-containing C40 family peptidase has protein sequence MKKILRMTIVFMVVFGICITGTISTNAKVESVPNAGVFINGKVVSGITPIIENGVYYLPFIELAKILNYNSIQFEEKTKTYEITDGSTVIRITMGGSRAKKGNEYINIEPPRWINETAYVSLHTSGAIFNSYITFKKENGSIQIQTPATKYIVHTGDTLYNIARIHHISVGELKKANSLASNIIQDGQVLNIPNPDGSKGEMEPVKEREPVKNNSSDSIAQQVKKILDDAKNYIGAKYKYGATLADAPKVFDCSSYTQYVFGNFGIQLPRVSRDQASKGVAVSASNLKAGDLMFFTMNDAYTDGRVAHVGIYMGDGNMIHASTSKGVMITANVLQNPYWSKNYLFSKRVIQ, from the coding sequence ATGAAGAAAATTTTACGAATGACAATTGTATTCATGGTCGTCTTTGGCATTTGTATAACTGGAACGATAAGTACCAATGCAAAAGTGGAATCTGTTCCCAATGCTGGTGTTTTCATTAATGGAAAAGTTGTCAGTGGTATTACTCCGATTATTGAAAATGGCGTATACTATCTTCCATTTATAGAGCTTGCCAAAATCTTGAATTATAATAGTATTCAGTTTGAAGAAAAAACAAAGACCTATGAGATAACAGATGGTTCTACTGTGATACGAATAACAATGGGTGGAAGTAGAGCAAAAAAAGGGAATGAATATATAAATATCGAGCCTCCAAGATGGATTAATGAAACAGCTTACGTTTCACTCCATACTAGTGGTGCGATATTTAACTCGTATATAACTTTCAAGAAAGAAAACGGTTCGATTCAGATCCAGACTCCTGCTACAAAATATATCGTGCACACAGGTGATACATTGTATAATATTGCCCGTATTCACCATATCAGCGTTGGCGAATTAAAAAAAGCAAACAGTCTTGCTTCGAATATTATTCAAGATGGACAAGTCTTAAATATACCTAATCCAGATGGATCTAAAGGGGAAATGGAACCAGTAAAAGAACGGGAGCCAGTTAAAAATAATAGCAGTGACTCTATAGCACAGCAAGTAAAAAAAATCCTTGATGATGCCAAGAATTACATCGGAGCAAAATATAAATATGGAGCGACATTAGCAGATGCGCCAAAAGTATTTGACTGTTCATCTTATACTCAATATGTATTCGGGAATTTTGGGATTCAGCTTCCGAGAGTATCCAGAGATCAAGCAAGTAAAGGTGTGGCAGTTTCGGCTTCCAATCTAAAAGCAGGAGATTTAATGTTCTTCACAATGAATGATGCATATACAGATGGAAGGGTTGCCCATGTAGGTATTTATATGGGGGATGGCAATATGATACATGCTTCTACATCAAAAGGTGTTATGATCACAGCCAATGTTTTGCAAAATCCTTATTGGTCAAAAAACTATCTGTTTTCAAAACGTGTTATTCAATAG
- a CDS encoding bifunctional diguanylate cyclase/phosphodiesterase: MALNQENFITSLETSIGISDFLNTIDSMGVGLSIVDARKEGLPLVYVNKGFEEITGYLQEEVYMKNCRFLQGEETDREQVGKIRNAIRELKTETSTLKNYRKDGSPFWNQFIISPILDNDNKPLYFIGLQFDVTKQIEDEKRAKQRIRQLANFDQLTGLMKLENFKEVLQKYIDRGSEQLAIYRVNLDRFRNINNSYGEHVSNIVLIEAANRLSEIFPKAPITRSFADDYIILHELNDSIELTNTLLSIERILAKPYMLLGEKITIDYSIGISKYPEDGKDVEHLLSNASLALREAKNDSLIRYSYFNNELAKKLETRMTIEKRMVNALDNSEFVVFYQPKVCVKTSEVIGMEALIRWKDPEQGLISPGEFIPIAEETGFIHQLGEWVLLEACRRNKDWQDKGRRHVPVSVNVSALQFMHAQFIPTVKKILQETGLPACFLELEITESILIQPDRIIEKLNELKKMGVLIAIDDFGTGYSSINYLKDLPIDTLKIDRAFVVETPNSNRDNSLLLSIIQLGKSLQLNVLVEGAETEEQIMFLKGSNCDSIQGFYFSKPLSENDMEIKLLT, translated from the coding sequence ATGGCATTGAATCAGGAAAATTTTATAACAAGTTTAGAAACTTCAATTGGGATATCAGACTTTCTTAATACTATTGATTCAATGGGAGTAGGGCTGTCAATTGTTGACGCAAGAAAAGAAGGCCTGCCTTTAGTATATGTGAATAAGGGGTTTGAAGAGATTACTGGCTACCTTCAAGAAGAAGTTTATATGAAAAATTGCCGTTTCCTCCAAGGTGAAGAAACAGATAGGGAACAGGTTGGCAAAATAAGAAATGCTATTCGAGAATTAAAAACTGAAACTTCAACACTGAAAAATTATCGAAAAGATGGAAGCCCTTTCTGGAACCAATTCATCATTAGCCCTATTTTAGACAACGACAATAAGCCGCTTTATTTTATCGGCTTACAGTTTGATGTCACGAAACAAATAGAAGATGAGAAAAGGGCAAAGCAACGAATTAGACAGCTAGCAAATTTTGATCAACTTACAGGATTAATGAAGCTGGAAAATTTTAAAGAAGTTTTACAAAAATACATCGATAGAGGCTCTGAACAGCTGGCTATCTATAGAGTGAACTTGGACCGTTTTAGAAATATCAATAATAGCTACGGGGAGCATGTTAGTAATATCGTTTTAATAGAGGCGGCAAATCGTCTGAGCGAGATCTTTCCGAAAGCGCCTATTACGAGAAGTTTTGCGGATGACTATATAATTCTGCACGAACTAAATGATTCAATTGAATTGACTAATACACTTTTGTCAATCGAGCGAATTTTAGCAAAGCCCTATATGTTATTAGGAGAAAAAATTACGATCGACTATAGTATCGGTATTAGTAAGTACCCGGAGGATGGCAAGGATGTAGAACATTTACTTTCTAATGCTTCACTGGCATTGCGAGAAGCAAAAAATGACTCCTTAATTCGTTATAGTTATTTTAATAATGAGCTTGCAAAAAAACTTGAAACGCGTATGACGATTGAAAAAAGAATGGTCAATGCTCTGGATAATAGTGAGTTTGTTGTTTTTTATCAACCTAAGGTTTGTGTAAAAACATCTGAAGTTATCGGTATGGAGGCTCTTATTCGATGGAAGGATCCGGAGCAGGGCCTCATCAGTCCAGGAGAATTTATCCCGATAGCAGAAGAAACCGGATTTATTCATCAACTAGGAGAATGGGTCCTATTAGAGGCATGTAGGAGAAATAAGGATTGGCAGGATAAGGGGCGGCGTCATGTACCAGTGTCTGTGAACGTATCTGCACTGCAATTTATGCATGCTCAGTTTATTCCAACGGTAAAGAAGATATTGCAAGAAACAGGGCTTCCGGCGTGTTTTCTAGAATTAGAAATTACAGAATCGATATTAATACAGCCTGATCGTATTATTGAAAAACTAAATGAACTTAAAAAAATGGGCGTATTAATTGCAATTGATGATTTTGGGACAGGGTATTCATCCATCAATTATTTAAAGGATCTGCCTATAGATACCTTGAAAATTGATCGTGCATTTGTAGTAGAAACCCCTAATTCAAATAGAGATAATTCGTTATTGCTATCTATTATACAGCTTGGAAAATCACTTCAATTAAACGTTTTGGTTGAAGGTGCAGAAACAGAAGAACAAATAATGTTCTTGAAAGGAAGTAATTGTGACTCCATTCAAGGGTTTTATTTTAGTAAGCCTCTCAGTGAGAATGACATGGAAATCAAACTTTTAACATAG
- a CDS encoding DUF1761 domain-containing protein, producing MLINLENIQYLPVILGGIVYMLYGGIYYSVVLSNKNKNKEMLDNQSKGPVKYVYSVVLAFINSFLIGILIQSVGADTLIVGAGIGFIIGLLISLVYLKNRLFGLMSNKSFLIAIGDHLIIFTLLGIIHGIFL from the coding sequence GTGCTAATCAATTTGGAGAACATTCAATACTTACCCGTTATCTTGGGCGGGATTGTCTATATGTTATATGGAGGAATTTATTATTCAGTCGTTTTATCGAATAAAAACAAAAATAAAGAGATGCTCGATAATCAAAGTAAGGGGCCGGTTAAATATGTCTATTCCGTCGTTCTTGCATTTATTAATTCATTCTTAATAGGTATACTTATTCAATCTGTTGGAGCAGACACACTAATAGTAGGAGCAGGCATTGGTTTTATAATAGGGTTATTAATATCACTTGTTTATTTAAAAAATCGATTATTTGGATTAATGTCTAATAAGTCTTTTCTGATTGCAATTGGAGACCATCTAATCATATTTACTTTACTAGGGATAATCCACGGAATATTTTTGTAG
- a CDS encoding GyrI-like domain-containing protein — protein MLGNEQQKQIDRVLEYIDEHLNESLPLEKLAKVSTYSVYHFQRTFKAMTGETPSGYIKRLRLENSAHYLIYEQQIPITQIAMMCGFSSLSYFTYSFNEYFKTSPKKWRERAYLERFPREYQDSKKSKVFSNNKKDGKQVNTYNDFRWLDLTKVKTIDFPVCATVNRQNIGPYTQGIPETWEDIYHWSKSRELLKQNSFIFGVPRNNPYITPPDKSRYDCRIAINEEDFAGAGEELIYEFKGGKHVVYEFDEPVMYAERSKLIECYSELYSYWLPKSGYRYLGNPIELVELEPIEGSLSIECKIKKICLAIEPK, from the coding sequence ATGCTTGGAAATGAACAGCAAAAACAAATTGATCGAGTGCTTGAATATATAGATGAACATTTAAACGAATCCCTTCCTCTTGAGAAGCTAGCCAAAGTCTCAACCTATTCGGTTTATCATTTTCAGCGTACATTCAAAGCGATGACAGGTGAAACACCTTCCGGCTACATTAAAAGGCTGCGTCTGGAGAATTCTGCCCACTATCTAATCTACGAGCAGCAAATTCCGATTACACAAATTGCAATGATGTGTGGATTTTCGTCATTGTCTTACTTTACCTATTCATTTAATGAATATTTTAAGACAAGTCCTAAGAAATGGCGTGAAAGAGCCTACTTGGAACGATTTCCAAGAGAGTATCAGGATAGCAAGAAATCTAAAGTTTTTAGCAATAATAAGAAAGATGGAAAACAAGTTAACACTTATAATGACTTTAGATGGTTGGATTTGACCAAAGTGAAAACCATTGATTTTCCAGTATGCGCAACTGTAAATAGGCAGAATATTGGTCCTTATACTCAAGGTATTCCTGAAACTTGGGAGGACATTTATCATTGGTCAAAGTCTAGAGAGTTACTGAAACAAAATTCGTTTATATTTGGAGTTCCTAGAAATAACCCATATATCACACCGCCTGATAAAAGTCGTTACGATTGTCGCATTGCAATAAATGAAGAGGATTTCGCAGGTGCGGGAGAAGAACTTATCTATGAATTTAAAGGTGGAAAACATGTCGTCTATGAGTTTGATGAACCAGTGATGTATGCTGAGAGAAGCAAATTGATAGAATGCTATTCTGAGCTTTACAGTTATTGGCTACCCAAAAGTGGCTACAGATATTTAGGAAATCCAATCGAATTGGTCGAACTAGAACCAATTGAAGGGTCGCTATCAATTGAATGCAAAATTAAGAAAATTTGTCTAGCAATTGAACCAAAATAG
- a CDS encoding DUF4256 domain-containing protein translates to MPKQNKELTPEQQEEILEILKTRFEKNMNRHKDIEWSGVHAKLETHTEKLWSLSQMEITGGEPDVIAHHKESGEFIFYDCSKESPKGRRSLCYDREALESRKQHKPENTAIDMAAEMGIEILTEEQYRELQTLGNFDNKTSSWVKTPANIRKLGGAIFCDFRYDTVFVYHNGAESYYAARGFRGSLRI, encoded by the coding sequence TTGCCAAAACAAAATAAAGAATTGACACCTGAACAACAGGAAGAAATACTTGAAATATTGAAAACCCGTTTTGAGAAAAACATGAACCGCCATAAAGACATAGAATGGTCTGGTGTCCATGCAAAGCTAGAAACGCATACTGAAAAACTGTGGTCGCTCAGTCAGATGGAAATAACGGGTGGAGAACCTGATGTTATAGCTCACCATAAAGAGTCGGGAGAATTCATTTTTTATGATTGTTCAAAAGAAAGTCCAAAAGGACGAAGAAGTCTTTGTTACGACCGGGAAGCGCTAGAGTCAAGGAAGCAACACAAACCAGAGAATACCGCTATTGATATGGCTGCAGAGATGGGGATTGAGATTTTAACAGAAGAACAGTACCGTGAGCTGCAAACACTTGGGAATTTCGATAATAAAACCTCAAGCTGGGTGAAAACACCTGCAAATATTCGAAAACTCGGTGGGGCAATTTTTTGTGATTTTCGCTATGACACGGTCTTTGTGTACCACAATGGAGCAGAGTCTTATTATGCTGCTAGAGGTTTCCGTGGCTCGTTAAGGATCTAA